The following are from one region of the Mus caroli chromosome 13, CAROLI_EIJ_v1.1, whole genome shotgun sequence genome:
- the Ogn gene encoding mimecan isoform X2 — protein MKTVHSTFLLLLFVPLTQQTPQTQLDSHVNYEYATDNSEEAKFSQDYEDKYLDGKSIKEKETMIIPDEKSLQLQKDEVIPSLPTKKENDEMPTCLLCVCLSGSVYCEEVDIDAVPPLPKESAYLYARFNKIKKLTAKDFADMPNLRRLDFTGNLIEDIEDGTFSKLSLLEELTLAENQLLRLPVLPPKLTLLNAKYNKIKSKGIKANTFKKLNKLSFLYLDHNDLESVPPNLPESLRVIHLQFNSISSLTDDTFCKANDTRYIRERIEEIRLEGNPIALGKHPNSFICLKRLPIGSYF, from the exons ATGAAGACTGTGCACTCTACATTTCTCCTGCTACTCTTCGTGCCTCTGACACAGCAAACACCACAGACGCAGCTGGATTCACATGTTAACTATGAGTATGCAACAGACAATTCTGAAGAAGCCAAATTTAGCCAGGATTATGAAGATAAATACCTGGATGGGAAAAGTATTAAG gaaaaagaaactaTGATAATTCCTGATGAGAAAAGTCTTCAGTTACAAAAAGATGAAGTTATACCATCATTACccaccaagaaagaaaatgatg AAATGCCCACATGCCTATTGTGTGTCTGCTTAAGTGGCTCTGTCTACTGTGAAGAAGTTGACATTGATGCTGTACCACCATTGCCAAAGGAATCAGCTTATCTTTATGCACgattcaacaaaattaaaaagctgACTGCCAAGGATTTTGCAGACATGc CAAACCTAAGAAGACTTGATTTTACGGGAAATTTGATAGAAGACATAGAAGATGGTACTTTTTCAAAACTTTCTCTGTTAGAAGAACTTACACTTGCTGAAAACCAACTACTAAGACTTCCAGTTCTTCCCCCAAAGCTTACTTTACTTAATGCCAAATACAACAAAATCAAGAGTAAAGGAATTAAAGCAAACACATTCAAA AAACTGAATAAACTCTCTTTTCTCTATTTGGACCATAACGATCTGGAATCTGTGCCTCCTAATTTACCAGAAAGTCTACGTGTAATTCACCTTCAG tttaaCAGCATATCTTCACTTACAGATGATACATTCTGCAAGGCTAATGACACGCGTTACATTCGGGAGCGAATTGAAGAGATTCGCCTGGAGGGCAATCCAATTGCTCTGGGAAAGCATCCAAACAGTTTTATCTGCTTAAAAAGATTACCCATAGGGTCATACTTCTAA
- the Ogn gene encoding mimecan isoform X1: MGKKFRSTVIRSVTPNFSHLVSAEMKTVHSTFLLLLFVPLTQQTPQTQLDSHVNYEYATDNSEEAKFSQDYEDKYLDGKSIKEKETMIIPDEKSLQLQKDEVIPSLPTKKENDEMPTCLLCVCLSGSVYCEEVDIDAVPPLPKESAYLYARFNKIKKLTAKDFADMPNLRRLDFTGNLIEDIEDGTFSKLSLLEELTLAENQLLRLPVLPPKLTLLNAKYNKIKSKGIKANTFKKLNKLSFLYLDHNDLESVPPNLPESLRVIHLQFNSISSLTDDTFCKANDTRYIRERIEEIRLEGNPIALGKHPNSFICLKRLPIGSYF, translated from the exons ATGG GGAAAAAGTTTCGTTCCACAGTCATCAGGTCAGTCACTCCTAACTTCAGTCACCTTGTGTCTGCTGAAATGAAGACTGTGCACTCTACATTTCTCCTGCTACTCTTCGTGCCTCTGACACAGCAAACACCACAGACGCAGCTGGATTCACATGTTAACTATGAGTATGCAACAGACAATTCTGAAGAAGCCAAATTTAGCCAGGATTATGAAGATAAATACCTGGATGGGAAAAGTATTAAG gaaaaagaaactaTGATAATTCCTGATGAGAAAAGTCTTCAGTTACAAAAAGATGAAGTTATACCATCATTACccaccaagaaagaaaatgatg AAATGCCCACATGCCTATTGTGTGTCTGCTTAAGTGGCTCTGTCTACTGTGAAGAAGTTGACATTGATGCTGTACCACCATTGCCAAAGGAATCAGCTTATCTTTATGCACgattcaacaaaattaaaaagctgACTGCCAAGGATTTTGCAGACATGc CAAACCTAAGAAGACTTGATTTTACGGGAAATTTGATAGAAGACATAGAAGATGGTACTTTTTCAAAACTTTCTCTGTTAGAAGAACTTACACTTGCTGAAAACCAACTACTAAGACTTCCAGTTCTTCCCCCAAAGCTTACTTTACTTAATGCCAAATACAACAAAATCAAGAGTAAAGGAATTAAAGCAAACACATTCAAA AAACTGAATAAACTCTCTTTTCTCTATTTGGACCATAACGATCTGGAATCTGTGCCTCCTAATTTACCAGAAAGTCTACGTGTAATTCACCTTCAG tttaaCAGCATATCTTCACTTACAGATGATACATTCTGCAAGGCTAATGACACGCGTTACATTCGGGAGCGAATTGAAGAGATTCGCCTGGAGGGCAATCCAATTGCTCTGGGAAAGCATCCAAACAGTTTTATCTGCTTAAAAAGATTACCCATAGGGTCATACTTCTAA